A genomic window from Sebastes fasciatus isolate fSebFas1 chromosome 7, fSebFas1.pri, whole genome shotgun sequence includes:
- the scn3b gene encoding sodium channel regulatory subunit beta-3 isoform X1, which produces MVTQTRVHLQTLVLLFSVVHLSRPVCVDVPSETDAVQGYPMKLTCISCLKRDELKAKTRVDWYFMPNTEKDIPPDKTHIYKYDVDRTVEVDGPYKGRLTWNGSQDLQDLSIQIINVTFNDSGVFECHVVRTFAFDYFTPSFSVIRDIKLKVKEKATKDPAALYSEIMMYVLLVCLTLWLLIEMVYCYRKISKSDEQTQDTATNYLAIPSEQKDNPAAPVTE; this is translated from the exons ATGGTAACTCAAACCAGAGTTCACCTGCAAACTTTGGtacttttgttttctgttg TCCACCTGAGCCGGCCAGTATGTGTCGATGTCCCGTCGGAGACTGACGCCGTCCAGGGGTACCCCATGAAGTTGACCTGCATTTCCTGTCTGAAGAGGGATGAGCTCAAAGCAAAGACACGCGTGGATTGGTACTTCATGCCAAACACAGAAAAAGACATCCCACCTGACAAAACTCAT ATATACAAGTATGACGTTGACCGCACAGTTGAAGTGGACGGACCGTATAAGGGTCGTCTGACCTGGAATGGGAGCCAGGATTTGCAGGACCTCTCCATTCAAATCATCAACGTCACCTTTAACGACAGTGGCGTCTTTGAGTGCCACGTAGTTCGCACGTTTGCGTTTGACTACTTCACTCCCTCGTTCTCCGTCATCAGGGACATCAAGTTGAAGGTGAAAGAGAAAG CCACCAAGGACCCCGCAGCGCTCTACTCTGAGATCATGATGTATGTGCTGCTGGTGTGCTTGACCCTCTGGCTGCTGATAGAGATGGTCTACTGCTACAGGAAGATCTCCAAGTCTGATGAGCAGACACAGGACACGGC GACAAACTACCTAGCCATTCCCTCTGAGCAGAAAGACAACCCAGCCGCTCCTGTTACCGAATAA
- the scn3b gene encoding sodium channel regulatory subunit beta-3 isoform X2, with protein MVTQTRVHLQTLVLLFSVVHLSRPVCVDVPSETDAVQGYPMKLTCISCLKRDELKAKTRVDWYFMPNTEKDIPPDKTHIYKYDVDRTVEVDGPYKGRLTWNGSQDLQDLSIQIINVTFNDSGVFECHVVRTFAFDYFTPSFSVIRDIKLKVKEKATKDPAALYSEIMMYVLLVCLTLWLLIEMVYCYRKISKSDEQTQDTAY; from the exons ATGGTAACTCAAACCAGAGTTCACCTGCAAACTTTGGtacttttgttttctgttg TCCACCTGAGCCGGCCAGTATGTGTCGATGTCCCGTCGGAGACTGACGCCGTCCAGGGGTACCCCATGAAGTTGACCTGCATTTCCTGTCTGAAGAGGGATGAGCTCAAAGCAAAGACACGCGTGGATTGGTACTTCATGCCAAACACAGAAAAAGACATCCCACCTGACAAAACTCAT ATATACAAGTATGACGTTGACCGCACAGTTGAAGTGGACGGACCGTATAAGGGTCGTCTGACCTGGAATGGGAGCCAGGATTTGCAGGACCTCTCCATTCAAATCATCAACGTCACCTTTAACGACAGTGGCGTCTTTGAGTGCCACGTAGTTCGCACGTTTGCGTTTGACTACTTCACTCCCTCGTTCTCCGTCATCAGGGACATCAAGTTGAAGGTGAAAGAGAAAG CCACCAAGGACCCCGCAGCGCTCTACTCTGAGATCATGATGTATGTGCTGCTGGTGTGCTTGACCCTCTGGCTGCTGATAGAGATGGTCTACTGCTACAGGAAGATCTCCAAGTCTGATGAGCAGACACAGGACACGGC GTATTAA